In Gymnogyps californianus isolate 813 chromosome 1, ASM1813914v2, whole genome shotgun sequence, the following are encoded in one genomic region:
- the GK gene encoding glycerol kinase: protein MAASDRMVLGPLVGSIDQGTSSTRFLVFNAKTAELLSHHQVEIQQKFPKEGWVEQDPKEILKSVHECVERACEKLQQLNIDITNIKAIGVSNQRETTVVWDKTTGEPLYNAIVWLDLRTQSTVERLLKRIPGKNKTFFKFRTGLPLSTYFSAVKLRWLLDNVEEIRQAVDDGRAMFGTIDSWLIWSLTGGKNGGVHCTDVTNASRTMLFNIHSLEWDPELCQFFDIPMEILPKVRSSSEIYGLMKICPSLKSGALTGVPISGCLGDQSAALVGQMCFQDGQAKNTYGTGCFLLCNTGQKSVFSEHGLLTTIAYKLGRDKPVCYALEGSVAIAGAVVRWLRDNLGIVKTSQEVEKLAAEVGTSYGCYFVPAFSGLYAPYWEPSARGIICGLTQFTNKNHIAFAALEAVCFQTREILDAINKDCGIPLNQLQVDGGMTNNKVLMQLQSDILCIPVVKPSMPETTALGAAMAAGAAEGVGIWSLNPGDLTAVTCERFEPQINPEESEFRYARWKKAVMKSMGWETSEAPPNGDTSIFCSLPLGFFIMSSMIMLIGAKYVSGTGK from the exons ATGGCCGCGTCGGACCGGATGGTGCTGGGGCCACTGGTGGGCTCTATCGATCAGGGCACCAGCTCCACTCGCTTCCTG gtttttaatgcaaaaacaGCAGAGCTCTTGAGTCACCATCAAGTTGAGATACAGCAGAAATTCCCTAAAGAAGG ATGGGTGGAACAAGAtccaaaagaaatattgaagtCTGTCCATGAATGTGTGGAAAGGGCCTGTGAGAAACTGCAACAACTGAACATAGACATCACTAACATAAAAG CCATTGGAGTCAGCAATCAGAGAGAAACGACAGTGGTTTGGGACAAGACAACTGGAGAACCCCTTTATAATGCTATTG TGTGGCTTGACCTGAGAACCCAGTCAACAGTTGAACGGCTTCTTAaaagaattccaggaaaaaacaaaaccttttttaag ttcagGACTGGTCTTCCACTTAGCACTTATTTTAGTGCAGTGAAACTTCGATGGCTTTTGGATAATGTGGAAGAGATTAGGCAAGCAGTTGATGATGGAAGAGCTATGTTTGGGACTATTGATTCATGGCTTATATGG aGTTTGACAGGTGGAAAGAATGGAGGCGTTCACTGTACGGATGTAACCAATGCCAGTAGAACAATGTTGTTCAACATTCATTCCTTGGAATGGGATCCTGAGCTCTGCCA GTTCTTTGATATTCCTATGGAAATACTCCCAAAAGTACGAAGCTCCTCTGAGATTTATGGCCTGATg AAAATCTGTCCTAGCCTG AAATCTGGAGCTTTGACAGGTGTACCAATTTCCGGG tgCTTGGGTGACCAGTCTGCTGCTCTTGTTGGGCAAATGTGTTTTCAGGATGGGCAGGCAAAAAATAC GTATGGAACAGGGTGTTTCTTGCTGTGCAATACAGGTCAGAAG TCTGTGTTTTCTGAGCATGGTCTTCTAACCACAATAGCTTACAAACTGGGCAGAGACAAACCTGTTTGTTATGCACTAGAG ggATCTGTTGCAATAGCCGGTGCTGTTGTTCGTTGGCTGAGGGACAATCTAGGTATCGTTAAGACTTCACAGGAAGTTG AAAAACTCGCTGCAGAAGTTGGGACTTCTTATGGCTGCTACTTTGTGCCAGCATTTTCAGGACTGTATGCACCATACTGGGAACCCAGTGCAAGGGG TATTATCTGTGGCCTTACTCAgtttacaaataaaaaccaCATCGCCTTTGCTGCACTAGAAGCGGTCTGCTTTCAAACACGAGAG ATTTTAGATGCCATAAACAAGGACTGTGGGATACCACTAAATCAGTTACAAGTAGACGGAGGAATGACCAATAACAAAGTCCTCATGCAACTCCAATCAGACATTCTCTGTATTCCAGTAG TAAAGCCATCAATGCCTGAAACAACAGCTCTAGGAGCTGCTatggcagcaggagctgcagaaggagtTGGAATTTGGAGTCTGAATCCCGGAGATTTGACAGCAGTGACATGTGAACGATTTGAACCACAGATCAACCCGGAGG AAAGTGAATTTCGCTATGCCAGATGGAAGAAAGCTGTGATGAAATCTATGGGCTGGGAGACATCTGAAGCTCCTCCAAATG GTGACACTAGTATCTTCTGTAGTCtgcctttgggtttttttattatgagTAGCATGATAATGTTAATCGGAGCAAAGTACGTCTCAG GTACTGGTAAATGA